From Salmo salar chromosome ssa09, Ssal_v3.1, whole genome shotgun sequence:
TTCAACAAATCTCCCAGTTTCACAAGGTGGAGAGGCACTTGTATTGAGAGGTAAAACATAAGTATATGTGCCATGAGCATAGAGATACCCTTCATATTTTAATTAACTTGCACTTGCAGACTACAGGATTGACACTGATTGGGCTATAACACACATATTTAAAGCTGATATCCGCATAAGGTGAAACAGTACCACTGGCCCAGGCGCATCTATTGTTTTTGAAACGGGGCAGGAGCATCATagtatatactctactgttccaatgaaacgtgtctagaacatcaatatcttatattctgagaaccatgttctgtgtatgtttgttgtGCCTTTGATGGAATATTatcctaaccctcagaaaactggacaaatgaatgttcttgcaatgccccatgaaacgtgtctagaacattaataaatgatattctgagaacatggcaaacATGTTCTGTGTACGTTTGGTGTGACGTTGATGAAATATTCACCTAACCATCAGAAAACTTaacacatgaatgttcttgcaacattcCCTTGAAATGTTatagaacattaatatcttaggctatattctgagaacatggcaaccatgttctatGTATGTTTGGTGTGACGTTGAtagaatattctcctaacccctTTCAATGAAACGTGTCAATTCTGAGAACATGGTGAGTTCTGTTTGACATTAAAGGAATGTTATCTAATGGCAAAATATTCTGAATAGGTTCTTAGGAGGTTTTTGCTAACATACATGCATAGAATGTTTCCGTAACTAACGGAAAACTGGACACAAACATCAGGGGAACATTACGGGTAACATTACAcaaactggctggctagctaatatACTGTGAAGATAATCTTCAAATGCATCTTATCACAGCACACTGGCTGACCAAGGCTGACtaactccctgaccaaaatggctgaccttttaTTCTGCCAGACCTTGCATGTCCTTTCTAAAATTCCTAATCCTATGATAGGCTTCATGAGCCGATTGAATGTAGCGCCTAAACAGTTTTATAGACCTAGTTGGATGTGTTGGAATTggtgtaaaatgtaaatgaatctcCATGAAGAACAACTTACTGATAGCTTCATATATCCTGGTTATAGTGTCTTCACCAATGATTTGGTCCTCACAGAACAGCCACAACAGGGTTTTCATCTgcgtttttcttcattttgaaaCGCTTCACTTGCCGTACTGTGACGTATTACGGGAGCGACGCTGAAAGACTGTCTGATAGCAAGCAGCTATGGTAAGTGAGGCAGCAGTTTATCCAAATCAATATTTGAATAATTTTACAGGATTTAATGACTATTTAACCTTAATTGATGATCATATTACGGACTGTCGTATTTTGTACAACGTGTTTACTGCATTTCAACTACAATCTGCCATTTGTAGCCAGTGGAAAGCTGTTAGCTAGCGTGTTAGCACTGCTAACTAGCTTGATGTCTAGTAAATTGTTATTGttttggactccaatcaagttactGTTACCAAATGCCTTTGAGTGTATCATCACTGTCTGTCCGACGTGATTTATTTGACAGGGTCAAAGTCAGAGTGGAGGACATGGACCCGGAGGAGGAAAGAAAGACGACAAGGTAAACAATCTatactagctaactagctactctgTCTCAAGTCTAGTAGCTAATGTTGCTAGTTAATAATACTAACCTTGTGAAAACTTTAATATTCATCTTACCAGTTTGGTACACACCGACCCTTCCTGTTGGATAGGGGATCACACTGTTCTGTAACTTTTGCTGCACTTTCCAGGATAAGAAAAAGAAATATGAACCACCAATCCCCACCAGGGttgggaagaggaagaagaagagcaaGGGACCTGATGCTGCCAGCAAGCTACCTCTTGGTAAGTTTAGTTAGGCTACTATTAACCTTAGACTTTTCACTATGTCATGGCAGAGTTCCTTTCTATCTACTGATGTTGAATTGTAAACCATGACAGAAAGTTGTTTACAATTTTACAACTGCTGTTTTTCCTGGACAGTTACCCATTGCATAGAACTGAATGCTctaactctcactctctctctctctttctctctcagtaacTCCGCACACACACTGCAGGCTGAAACTGCTGAAGCAGGAGAGGATCAAAGACTACTTGCTGATGGAGGAGGAGTTTATCAGGAACCAGGAACAGATGAAACCCCTGGAGGAGAAACAGGAGGTATTCATCACGTGACAGAAAAGAAAATCAATTCAAATGCCTAGATATTTATTGTTTCCCAAAGGACACTTCATGTGCAGGCAGCGTAAGTCCTGTGTGGcacagtcggtagagcatggcgcttgcaacgccagggttgtgggttcgcttCCCAGTACGGAAAAAGTATGAAAAATATACccgctcactactgtaagtcgctctgggtaagagcgtctgctaaatgactcaaatgtaaatgtaaggaaacataaaaataaaaacaggacCATAGGCTATATGAACAGTTTGTATCCTATCAGTAAAATATAATATATCAGTCGATCTCTTTGCATCACTATAAAACCTTCACACTGCATCTTTTCATCTAAATATTAATTAATTCACCCATCCACTCTGCCTTCTGTTGTCCTGCAGGAGGAGAGGTCTAAGGTAGATGATCTGAGAGGGACTCCCATGTCAGTGGGGAACCTGGAGGAGATCATTGATGACAACCACGCCATCGTTTCCACGTCTGTGGGCTCTGAGCACTATGTCAGCATCCTCTCCTTCGTAGACAAAGATCTGCTGGAGCCGGGCTGCTCCGTCCTTCTCAACCACAAAGTACTGACTGAGTCTGCCCTTAAGTGAATTGAATCCTAAATTCATTGACCGATCGTGTTTCAGTCGAGTGAATTTGCTGTGTTTAGTTGTTGCCTTACTGTCATTAGCATTAATTGAAGAGCTCATCTTTACTGTGCAATGTCATTGAGTGACGTGTGCATGCGTGGTTTGGTTCTAAAATCtccaaaagtccccacaaggaaaattctccctcgtggggacatttcccacatccccatgaggacaaaggctattttaggcataGGGGTTACGGTTACAATTATGGTTAGGttcgggaaaataggatttttaatgggAATACATTTTAGGTCCACACAAGGATAAAAGAATGTAACGTGCGTGTGTTCACAGGTCCATGCCGTCATTGGGGTCCTGATGGATGACACCGATCCTCTGGTGACCGTGATGAAGGTGGAGAAGGCTCCACAGGAAACATACGCTGACATTGGTGGACTGGACCAGCAGATCCAGGAAATTAAGGTGACATTTTCAGACATAGAGATCGTAGAGAAGATGAATACACGGCAAACTTTATTGTTAATGCTCTACTTAAGCACATCGTTTTATTGCGTGAGACTCCCAAGATCTTTCCAAACTAACTGTTCTGTATGCACAATGTTCATGTAAATATTTACAgctgtgtcagtggaggctggtgtcaCTGAGTGAGAGAGATTTTGCTAGCTGctcctgtagacttccagtcatagcACTAATGCTAGTTAATTGACAAAAtctcaaactatccctttaaatcgGAAGACTGGAATGGAACGATATCAAACGCATGGTAACCATTTCTACTGATTGACAACTGTACTTGTGGTTCCCTATGTTTCTCTCAGGAGTCTGTGGAGCTCCCTCTGACCCATCCAGAGTACTATGAAGAGATGGGCATCAAGCCTCCTAAAGGAGTCATTCTGTATGGAGCACCAGGGACAGGTAAGACAACTGAAACAATGATGGACAAAAATAAAGACAGAACAGAATTTGGATGTCTTTATTTTCTCTGGTAATACTCAAAGGGGTGGTTTCCCATGCACAGATTAAGCTTAATCCTGGACTGAAAAGCATTTTCAATGGAGATTTTCCATTGAGCTTGCTTTGTAGTCCAAAACTAATTAGAGAAACCGCCTCTAAAGGTGCCATAGATTGACACTGTTCCTATGGTGTGTTAGGGAAGACCCTACTGGCCAAAGCAGTGGCTAACCAGACGTCGGCGACCTTCCTGCGTGTGGTGGGCTCTGAGCTGATTCAGAAGTACCTAGGGGATGGGCCTAAGCTGGTCCGAGAGCTGTTCAGGGTGGCTGAGGAACACGCACCCTCCATCGTCTTCATCGACGAGATCGACGCTATCGGGACTAAGAGGCAAGGCTAGCTGTTCTTTAGTCAGGCCGTGGTCATGTGCAGAGTGTGTGTAATTTGTTGATGAGGAGTAAATTAGTTATAGTGAAAAAAATAC
This genomic window contains:
- the LOC106611169 gene encoding 26S proteasome regulatory subunit 4, which translates into the protein MGQSQSGGHGPGGGKKDDKDKKKKYEPPIPTRVGKRKKKSKGPDAASKLPLVTPHTHCRLKLLKQERIKDYLLMEEEFIRNQEQMKPLEEKQEEERSKVDDLRGTPMSVGNLEEIIDDNHAIVSTSVGSEHYVSILSFVDKDLLEPGCSVLLNHKVHAVIGVLMDDTDPLVTVMKVEKAPQETYADIGGLDQQIQEIKESVELPLTHPEYYEEMGIKPPKGVILYGAPGTGKTLLAKAVANQTSATFLRVVGSELIQKYLGDGPKLVRELFRVAEEHAPSIVFIDEIDAIGTKRYDSNSGGEREIQRTLLELLNQLDGFDSRGDVKVIMATNRIETLDPALIRPGRIDRKIEFPLPDEKTKRRIFQIHTSRMTVADDVILDDLILAKDDLSGADIKAICTEAGLMALRERRMKVTNEDFKKSKENVLYKKQEGTPEGLYL